In Candidatus Stygibacter australis, the genomic window CCATAACCTGCTTGAGAATGGGGTCTGCTTTGAGCACGAACAGGTCATTGATCTTTTTTAATAGCGCTTCATCATCAACGCCTTTAATAGTTTTGATGTAAGTAATCAGATTATTGCTTAGCCAATTTGTATCAGAATAACTACGAAGTGAGCAGAATGAAGCCAGTACCTGGAAATTCCAGTGAGAATTGACGGGCATATCTTTGGCCACAGCAACAATTTCATATTCTGTTTTATTGTCGAATTTCAGAGTCTTGCCGATCGGGTCATCATTCTGGAAGAATTTATTTGCTGTTGATTCATTTATCACAATAGTTTTGGGTTTGGTTAATAGGTCAATATTACTGCCTTTGATCAGAGGAATGGTAAAGACATCAAATATTTCCGCATCGGTATAATATATCTTATCCAGCAGGAAACTTGTTTCTTTGTAACTGACAAGATTTTCATAATCTCCTTTAAGTCTGACAGCGCTTTCAATTTCGGGAATTTCTGCCATTAGGGCAGGTCCCAAAGGTATGGCGGTAGAAATTCCAGTTCCTTCCTGTTCTCCCATTTTGGAATCTGTTCCGATACGATAGATCTGGTTATAATTTACGTTGTGCCGGTCAACGCTAAATTCGTCCATGATCCATAAACCAATCAAGATGAAACAGATCATTCCAATACTTAATCCCAAAATATTGATAATACTAAATGATTTGTGCCGCACCAGGTTTCTAAATGCAATTTTAATATAATTTTTTATCATTAGAGCCCTCCGAGTATTTTGATATCAATAAAGCAGATTTCATGCCAAATGTAATGGAGGTGATGTAACTCGTTTAAATATAATGTAGTAGGTAAAATTAATTTAGAGAGAGATTCTCCTGGAATGATTGTTTTGATAATAGATATGAATAGAATTTTATCAAAATGATAAAATTTACCCGACTCAATAAAAGGAAGGAGAAATTACTGCATTCTGCAATTGAGGATTTTGCCGTTTATTTATAAATGCAGTTCAATAGATTTTAACCTCCACTCATCAGGTGCAGTATCTGAACGCTACTCTTGTCTGGAATTAAGGTTTTGTCATAATCAGTTTTTTTTATCAGTTTATTATCGATTTTTACAACCAGCATCTTGAAGATAAAATTCTTTTTATCAATCAGATCTTTAATTGTCATTCCAGGATGCCATTCTTCCAGTCGGTCATTAAGATAAAACGCATTATTCATATTTATTACCTGAGGTCATTTAATTTCATTTTATTGAATTTGCTAATCAAAAGTTCCAGAGCAAGATTTGCCTGCATACCGGCTACTGCAGTTACCCTGGGAGCAAGAGGTTTAAAGCCCTGTTCCACATCTGCCACACCATCTCCAATGAGATACAGATTTCCGCTGGCAGTTTGCCTTAATTTATTATTTCCACCTATTCCACCAATTCCTGAGCCTA contains:
- the thiS gene encoding sulfur carrier protein ThiS, with translation MNNAFYLNDRLEEWHPGMTIKDLIDKKNFIFKMLVVKIDNKLIKKTDYDKTLIPDKSSVQILHLMSGG